Proteins from one Triticum aestivum cultivar Chinese Spring chromosome 7A, IWGSC CS RefSeq v2.1, whole genome shotgun sequence genomic window:
- the LOC123151453 gene encoding RNA pseudouridine synthase 3, mitochondrial, producing the protein MLRRRLGTWPWPAARRGLSRLAPPAPAPVVRVDSNNVARLGAPKPGPRPRQLLSLPPFPAGADPLPGRKVAPRHVTAVSWVKHCFADVPQEVVQAHFNKRQVYTECSDQEVSAESIWCRKHHLKKIKHSEVMEPGMRIHLPVSVAEAEIKKRYETIPTATLHPNRDEIEYLKRLVIYKDSAILVLNKPPKVPMKGNLPVHNSMDVLAAAALSYGNEEGPKLVHRLDRDTSGLLLMGRTRESFTRLHWLFTSIKLARTASQIWNTACESYVQRYWALVIGTPTESEGVISAPLTKVLLDDGKAERVILAHPSGIDGAQEAVTEYRVMGPTINGCSWIELRPLTGRKHQLRVHCAEALGTPIVGDYKYGWFVHQRWKQNPQPDFEPFTGEPYKLRRPEGLEVQKGSVLSKVPLLHLHCREMVVPNIAKFLSNTGEWHDNGTPWSKEKPNLLRFIAPLPAHMKISWNIMSSYLV; encoded by the exons ATGCTGCGGCGTCGCCTGGGGAcgtggccatggccggcggcaAGGCGGGGGCTGTCGCGGctggcgccgcccgcgcccgcgccggtAGTGCGCGTGGACAGCAACAACGTGGCCCGCCTCGGCGCGCCCAAGCCCGGGCCGAGGCCGCGGCAGCTGCTCTCCCTGCCGCCGTTCCCTGCCGGCGCCGACCCGCTCCCCGGGAGGAAGGTGGCGCCGCGCCACGTGACGGCGGTCAGCTGGGTGAAGCACTGCTTCGCCGACGTGCCGCAGGAGGTCGTGCAGGCGCACTTCAACAAGAGGCAG GTTTACACTGAGTGCTCAGATCAGGAGGTTTCAGCAGAGAGCATTTGGTGCCGGAAGCATCATTTGAAGAAG ATCAAGCATTCTGAAGTGATGGAGCCTGGCATGAGAATTCATCTTCCTGTGTCTGTGGCTGAGGCCGAGATAAAGAAGCGGTATGAGACCATTCCAACTGCCACACTGCATCCCAATAGGGATGAGATTGAGTACCTGAAAAGGCTTGTCATCTACAAG GACTCAGCCATACTTGTGCTTAACAAGCCTCCAAAAGTGCCCATGAAGGGGAATTTACCAGTACATAACAGTATGGATGTGCTTGCAGCAGCAGCACTGTCATATGGGAATGAAGAGGGTCCAAAATTG GTCCATCGACTGGACAGAGATACTAGTGGTTTGCTGTTGATGGGAAGAACAAGAGAAAGCTTTACCCGGCTGCACTGGCTCTTCACTAGCATCAAATTGGCAAGAACAGCTTCGCAG ATATGGAATACTGCCTGTGAATCATACGTGCAGAGGTACTGGGCGTTGGTCATTGGGACCCCTACAGAGAGTGAAGGAGTTATATCTGCTCCTCTCACAAAG GTACTTCTTGATGATGGAAAAGCTGAGAGGGTCATTCTGGCGCATCCCTCTGGCATAGATGGTGCACAAGAGGCTGTTACTGAGTATCGAGTGATGGGACCCACCATCAATGGCTGTTCCTGGATTGAGTTGCGCCCATTGACAGGCCGGAAGCATCAG CTCCGAGTGCACTGTGCGGAAGCCTTGGGCACTCCCATTGTTGGAGATTACAAATATGGGTGGTTCGTGCACCAAAGGTGGAAGCAGAATCCCCAACCGGACTTTGAGCCGTTCACCGGGGAACCATACAAGCTGAGGCGGCCTGAAGGCTTGGAGGTTCAGAAGGGCAGTGTTCTCTCTAAAGTCCCTTTGCTGCACCTCCATTGCCGGGAGATGGTGGTCCCGAACATCGCAAAGTTCCTGAGTAACACCGGAGAGTGGCATGATAATGGCACCCCATGGTCCAAGGAGAAGCCGAATCTCCTAAGGTTCATCGCACCGTTGCCCGCGCACATGAAAATTAGCTGGAATATAATGTCTTCCTACCTGGTGTAA
- the LOC123151454 gene encoding pentatricopeptide repeat-containing protein At3g42630, which yields MGSLFLPWPLPSAVCPLPAARRRPPEHHHAPLAVPSSSSHHVRLPPPLSSLSELRLTQTDLARAHTPASTRIVPRPRTAPPDADAAAALMVARAEAGDFVRAQSIWAQLLLSSAAPCLTAAAPRLLPAYARVGRYDEVLLAARELAARDPAAARDLYPLAVSCLGAAGELALMEDAVQEMARAGLGVDSATGNAFVRHYAASGTVSEMETAVGRLKKTGLLISVDAIRAVASAYIAHRKYYKLGEFVRGVGLGRRDAGNLLWNLYLLSFAANFKMKSLQRAFLEMTAAGCRPDLTTFNIRAAAFSKMCMFWDLHLTAEHMRRDGVAPDLVTHGCFVDAYMERRLARNISFAFRRLDGGAEPVVATDGVVFEAFGKGGFHATSEVLLEAAGGKRRWTYYDLLGVYLRKQHRRNQIFWNY from the coding sequence ATGGGCTCCCTCTTCCTTCCATGGCCGCTGCCTTCCGCCGTTTGTCCTCTCCCGGCCGCTCGTCGCCGACCCCCGGAGCACCACCACGCGCCGCTCGCCGTCCCATCCTCCTCGTCTCATCACgtccgcctccctcctcccctttcTTCGCTCAGTGAGCTCCGTCTCACTCAAACTGACCTCGCCCGAGCGCACACGCCAGCGTCGACGCGCATCGTGCCCCGTCCAAGAACTGCCCCACCGGATGCCGACGCCGCGGCGGCCCTCATGGTCGCCCGCGCGGAGGCCGGCGACTTCGTGCGGGCTCAGTCCATCTGGGCGCAGCTCCTGCTCAGCTCCGCCGCGCCGTGCCTGACTGCCGCGGCGCCCCGCCTCCTCCCGGCGTACGCGCGCGTCGGCCGCTACGACGAGGTCCTcctcgccgcgagggagctcgCCGCGCGTGACCCCGCCGCGGCGCGGGACCTCTACCCGCTCGCCGTTTCCTGCCTcggcgccgccggcgagctcgctcTCATGGAGGACGCCGTGCAGGAGATGGCCCGCGCCGGCCTCGGCGTCGACTCCGCCACCGGCAACGCCTTCGTGCGGCACTACGCAGCCTCCGGCACCGTCTCGGAGATGGAGACGGCGGTCGGCCGGCTCAAGAAGACCGGCCTCCTCATCTCCGTCGACGCCATCCGCGCCGTCGCTTCGGCGTACATCGCCCACCGGAAGTACTACAAGCTCGGCGAGTTCGTCAGGGGCGTCGGCCTCGGCCGCCGGGACGCCGGCAACCTGCTCTGGAACCTCTACCTTCTCTCCTTCGCGGCCAACTTCAAGATGAAGTCGCTGCAGCGCGCCTTCCTGGAGATGACCGCCGCCGGGTGCCGGCCGGACCTCACCACCTTCAACAtccgcgccgccgccttctccaAGATGTGCATGTTCTGGGACCTCCACCTCACCGCCGAGCACATGCGCCGCGACGGCGTCGCGCCGGACCTCGTCACGCACGGCTGCTTCGTGGACGCCTACATGGAGCGCCGGCTCGCGCGCAACATCTCCTTCGCGTTCCGCCGGCTGGACGGCGGCGCCGAGCCTGTCGTGGCCACGGACGGCGTCGTGTTCGAGGCGTTCGGCAAGGGGGGCTTCCACGCCACCTCCGAGGTACTGCTAGAGGCGGCCGGCGGGAAGCGGCGATGGACGTACTACGACTTGCTCGGCGTCTACCTGAGGAAGCAGCACAGGAGAAACCAAATCTTTTGGAACTACTGA